The following are encoded in a window of Crocosphaera sp. UHCC 0190 genomic DNA:
- a CDS encoding ParA family protein — protein sequence MVKKIALFNHKGGVSKTTTTFNLGWMLASKGYKVILVDTDPQCNLTGMALGEATEEDEDRIEEIYHTRSNIKTGLAPAFESQPRAIEAVDCITIGDKEGLFLLPGHVGFAEYEVTLGIAQELTGSIQALKNLPGAITDLLNKTATKFKADYMLIDMSPSLGAINQNLLMTSDFFIVPTTADFFSLMAIDSLSKVLPKWYNWAKMASSLPILKEANYPFPDVRLKFLGIIVQNFRIIRGKETAAFEKWINKIQEDVSTKLVPVLQHHNMMFPYVVYKEQGINDSYCLTKIANFNSLIALSQEHRTPIYDLTSEQLGQTGVVLQKSQEKQKEFRQTFSDLADRIIKLTSAYAVSN from the coding sequence ATGGTCAAAAAAATTGCTCTATTTAATCATAAAGGTGGTGTGAGCAAAACAACCACAACGTTTAATTTAGGTTGGATGCTTGCTTCTAAAGGATATAAAGTCATTTTAGTAGATACTGATCCTCAATGTAATTTAACAGGAATGGCTTTAGGAGAAGCAACTGAGGAAGATGAAGATAGAATTGAAGAAATTTATCATACAAGATCAAATATTAAGACAGGTTTAGCACCTGCTTTTGAGTCTCAACCAAGAGCAATTGAAGCAGTAGATTGTATTACCATAGGGGATAAAGAAGGATTATTTTTATTACCTGGTCATGTGGGATTTGCTGAATATGAAGTAACATTAGGTATTGCTCAAGAGTTAACGGGTTCTATTCAAGCTCTTAAAAATTTACCAGGTGCTATTACTGATTTATTAAATAAAACAGCTACTAAATTTAAGGCTGACTATATGTTAATTGATATGAGTCCCAGTCTAGGAGCGATTAATCAAAATTTATTAATGACCAGTGATTTTTTTATTGTTCCTACTACTGCTGACTTCTTTTCTTTAATGGCAATTGATTCTTTGTCTAAGGTTCTACCAAAATGGTATAACTGGGCTAAGATGGCAAGTTCATTACCAATATTAAAAGAAGCAAATTATCCATTTCCTGATGTAAGGTTAAAGTTTCTAGGTATTATTGTTCAAAATTTTCGCATTATTCGTGGTAAAGAAACAGCCGCTTTTGAAAAGTGGATAAACAAAATTCAAGAGGATGTTTCTACTAAATTAGTTCCTGTTTTGCAGCATCACAATATGATGTTTCCTTATGTAGTTTATAAAGAGCAAGGAATAAATGACAGTTATTGTCTAACAAAAATCGCAAATTTCAATAGTTTAATTGCTTTATCTCAAGAGCATCGAACTCCAATTTATGATTTAACTTCTGAACAGTTAGGACAAACGGGAGTAGTTTTGCAAAAAAGTCAAGAAAAGCAAAAAGAATTTAGACAAACTTTTTCAGATTTAGCAGATAGAATAATTAAATTAACTTCAGCTTATGCAGTCAGCAATTGA
- the menB gene encoding 1,4-dihydroxy-2-naphthoyl-CoA synthase encodes MEIAWQNAKTYEDILYHKLGGIAKITINRPHKRNAFRPKTVFELYDAFCDAREDSRIGVVLLTGAGPHTDGKYAFCSGGDQSVRGQAGYIDDAGVPRLNVLDLQRLIRSMPKVVIALVAGYAIGGGHVLHLICDLTIAADNAIFGQTGPKVGSFDGGFGASYLARIVGQKKAREIWFLCRQYDAQQALDMGLVNCVVPVEQLEAEGVQWASEILEKSPIAIRCLKAAFNADCDGQAGLQELAGNATLLYYMTEEGAEGKQAFLEKRPPNFRQYPWLP; translated from the coding sequence ATGGAAATTGCCTGGCAAAATGCCAAAACCTACGAAGATATCCTATATCATAAATTAGGTGGCATAGCTAAAATCACGATTAACCGTCCCCACAAACGCAATGCTTTTCGCCCCAAAACCGTCTTTGAACTTTATGACGCATTTTGTGATGCCCGTGAAGATAGTAGAATTGGGGTAGTTTTATTAACGGGGGCCGGCCCGCATACCGATGGAAAATATGCCTTTTGTTCCGGGGGCGATCAAAGTGTGAGGGGACAGGCAGGTTATATTGATGATGCAGGGGTTCCCCGTTTAAATGTCCTTGACTTACAACGTCTCATTCGTTCAATGCCTAAAGTGGTGATTGCTTTAGTTGCAGGTTATGCTATTGGTGGAGGTCATGTACTACATTTGATCTGTGATCTGACCATCGCTGCGGATAACGCTATTTTTGGGCAAACAGGGCCGAAAGTGGGCAGTTTTGATGGGGGGTTTGGGGCAAGTTATTTGGCCCGTATTGTGGGGCAGAAAAAAGCGAGAGAAATTTGGTTCCTCTGTCGTCAGTATGACGCGCAACAAGCTTTAGATATGGGGTTAGTTAATTGTGTGGTTCCTGTTGAACAGTTGGAAGCAGAAGGGGTTCAATGGGCCAGTGAAATTTTAGAAAAGAGTCCTATTGCGATTCGTTGTCTCAAAGCTGCCTTTAATGCTGACTGTGACGGACAGGCCGGGTTACAGGAATTAGCTGGCAATGCAACCTTACTTTATTATATGACGGAAGAAGGAGCAGAGGGAAAACAGGCGTTTTTAGAGAAACGTCCCCCTAATTTTCGTCAATATCCTTGGTTGCCTTAA
- a CDS encoding GNAT family N-acetyltransferase, with protein sequence MENLIIRPANPADVSDIFSLIQALADYEKLSHQVTGTPEALEKHLFGEKPYAEAIIAQWEGNTVGFALFFSNYSTFLTKPGLYLEDIFVLPPYRRRGIGKALLTYVAQLAVERDAGRLEWSVLDWNDPAIRFYQSLGADVLPDWRICRVTGDNLSKL encoded by the coding sequence GTGGAAAATCTCATCATTCGTCCTGCAAACCCTGCTGATGTTTCCGATATTTTCAGCCTAATTCAAGCGTTAGCTGACTATGAAAAACTCTCCCATCAGGTAACAGGAACCCCTGAAGCCTTAGAAAAGCATCTTTTTGGTGAAAAACCTTATGCAGAGGCGATCATCGCTCAATGGGAAGGAAATACCGTGGGGTTTGCCCTATTTTTCAGCAATTATTCAACTTTTCTGACCAAACCTGGTTTATATTTGGAAGATATTTTTGTTTTACCGCCTTATCGTCGTCGCGGTATTGGGAAAGCCCTTTTAACTTATGTGGCACAATTAGCAGTAGAACGAGATGCCGGGCGACTAGAATGGAGTGTTTTGGATTGGAATGATCCCGCTATCCGATTTTATCAAAGCCTTGGAGCAGATGTCTTACCTGACTGGCGAATCTGTCGGGTTACAGGGGATAACTTATCGAAACTATAG
- a CDS encoding S8 family peptidase, producing MKKLLFLILFIVGLWVALTNFKGLATQGKYDSVIVNFRENLPTAVLSEEINAIATNYKTTASLNSIYAIDQHIYTLSGDEKTLNQLKKSPLKKYVEYIEPNYIYQALETPNDPEYSKQWNLHNINVERAWEETKGEGITVAVIDTGVSRVPDLRQTEFVSGYDFVNDRNDASDDNGHGTHVAGTIAQSTNNNYGVAGIAYQAKIMPLKVLAAQGGGTVSDIADAIRFAADNGADIINMSLGGGGESQVMKDAIDYAYSKGVVIIAAAGNSNQNAASYPARYPKVISVSALDAAGKKAPYSNYGAGVDISAPGGSDSGKIVQETIDPNTGEAVFSGFQGTSMAAPHVAGVAALVKAAGIKQPEEILAVLTQSSRKVQEDPFNHYGAGQLDAGEAVKLAIKGKITFRDFFRWLRDSGYLNPRFWIDGGVVALLPKLLMVLGSYLLAFLLRNYFPFAWGTPFNWGLVLGSSGLFFLQGIYIFDLPQWPFRVMGSSLPELANSIQGTALLNPFLGSVLLPFGLIAILLGHRSWKWFAVGTALGVASCLTVHAAIAPGVWGMPSVDISRAFLGVNALLCIGLACLASKGERVRKV from the coding sequence ATGAAAAAACTTTTATTCCTCATCCTATTTATCGTGGGCCTCTGGGTTGCCCTAACCAATTTTAAAGGGTTGGCCACCCAAGGAAAATACGATTCTGTGATTGTTAATTTCCGTGAAAATTTGCCCACAGCAGTTTTAAGCGAAGAAATAAATGCGATCGCCACCAACTACAAAACCACAGCCAGTCTCAATAGTATTTATGCCATTGACCAACATATTTATACTCTCTCAGGAGATGAAAAAACTCTCAACCAACTCAAAAAATCGCCCCTGAAAAAATATGTTGAATATATTGAACCTAACTATATTTATCAAGCCTTAGAAACCCCCAATGATCCAGAATATAGCAAACAATGGAACCTGCATAATATTAATGTTGAACGGGCCTGGGAAGAAACCAAAGGGGAAGGCATAACTGTTGCTGTCATTGACACTGGAGTTAGTCGAGTTCCCGACTTAAGACAAACCGAATTTGTCTCAGGATACGACTTTGTGAACGATCGCAATGATGCTTCTGATGATAATGGTCACGGAACCCATGTAGCGGGAACTATCGCCCAATCTACCAATAACAATTATGGCGTAGCTGGTATTGCTTATCAAGCTAAAATTATGCCCTTAAAAGTCCTTGCGGCCCAAGGAGGGGGAACCGTCTCAGATATTGCCGACGCTATCCGTTTTGCAGCAGATAATGGGGCTGATATCATTAATATGAGTCTTGGGGGCGGTGGCGAAAGTCAGGTCATGAAAGATGCGATCGACTATGCTTACTCAAAAGGGGTGGTTATTATTGCGGCGGCGGGTAATTCTAATCAAAATGCTGCCTCTTATCCGGCCCGCTATCCTAAAGTGATCAGTGTTTCTGCTTTAGATGCTGCTGGCAAGAAAGCCCCCTATTCTAATTATGGCGCAGGGGTTGATATTTCTGCTCCTGGTGGCAGTGATAGCGGTAAGATTGTCCAAGAAACCATTGACCCCAATACCGGAGAAGCCGTATTTTCCGGTTTCCAGGGAACCAGTATGGCGGCCCCTCATGTGGCCGGTGTTGCTGCTTTAGTTAAAGCTGCTGGTATTAAGCAACCAGAGGAAATTTTAGCAGTTCTTACCCAGTCTTCTCGCAAAGTTCAAGAAGACCCCTTTAACCATTATGGCGCAGGTCAATTAGATGCCGGAGAAGCAGTTAAATTAGCCATCAAAGGCAAAATTACCTTCCGTGACTTCTTCCGGTGGTTACGGGATAGTGGTTATTTAAACCCCCGTTTTTGGATAGATGGTGGGGTTGTGGCCCTGTTACCTAAACTGTTGATGGTTTTGGGTTCCTATCTTTTGGCTTTCTTGTTACGCAATTATTTTCCTTTTGCTTGGGGAACCCCGTTTAACTGGGGTTTAGTGTTAGGAAGTTCTGGTTTATTCTTCCTACAAGGAATTTATATCTTTGACTTACCTCAATGGCCGTTTCGTGTCATGGGGAGTTCTTTACCCGAATTAGCTAATTCTATCCAAGGGACTGCCTTACTTAACCCCTTCTTAGGGAGTGTTTTACTACCTTTTGGCTTAATTGCCATTCTACTCGGCCATCGTAGCTGGAAATGGTTTGCGGTGGGGACTGCTTTGGGGGTTGCTTCCTGTTTAACGGTTCATGCTGCGATCGCCCCTGGGGTTTGGGGAATGCCTTCTGTGGATATTTCGAGGGCATTCTTAGGGGTAAATGCCTTACTTTGTATCGGGTTAGCTTGTTTAGCGAGTAAGGGAGAAAGAGTTAGAAAGGTTTAG
- a CDS encoding peroxiredoxin codes for MSRRTVLSVILAIALTIFGVHSPVLALGGPQLPINEPVPDFTLPTNTGDGEISLSDYRGQWVVLYFYPQDFTPGCTLEARRFQQDLPKYQAQNTQILGVSVDDVDSHREFCDAEGLKFPLLADTTGKVSKLYGSFLTGMSLRHTYLIDPNGILRERFLGVRPAIHSAEVLARIDELKDAV; via the coding sequence ATGTCTCGTCGTACTGTTTTGAGTGTCATTTTAGCGATCGCATTGACAATTTTTGGGGTTCATTCGCCTGTTTTAGCGTTAGGAGGGCCACAACTTCCGATTAATGAACCTGTCCCTGATTTTACCTTACCAACAAATACAGGAGATGGGGAGATTTCCTTATCAGATTATCGAGGTCAATGGGTGGTATTGTATTTTTATCCCCAAGATTTTACCCCTGGTTGTACCTTAGAAGCGCGTCGTTTTCAACAAGATTTACCGAAATATCAAGCACAAAATACCCAAATTTTAGGGGTTAGTGTCGATGATGTTGACTCTCATCGAGAGTTTTGTGATGCGGAGGGTTTAAAGTTTCCTTTGTTAGCAGATACAACGGGAAAAGTTAGTAAACTTTATGGCTCTTTTTTGACTGGAATGTCTTTACGTCATACCTATTTAATTGATCCCAATGGTATCTTAAGGGAACGATTTTTAGGGGTAAGGCCAGCTATTCATAGTGCTGAAGTTTTAGCCCGCATTGATGAATTAAAAGATGCAGTTTGA
- a CDS encoding HEPN domain-containing protein — MQSAIDQFRVSIERVRDLIALHNSVKAQSTAALDLSDILRAALVLSVSALDYYIHEVVTLGMLEIYRGQRSEPNPSRNSSKSAFSRFNISLGGARQERQIASDISSWLENEIQEKEGYQFLEKSYLVSDLLPIISNSILNRLNNTAWLEDEIRENLGYKSFQQPDKIAEAIKLISDKKLWEEVATSMNKDAQYIKQQLTFIVDRRNKIAHEADIDPTYNLGNRWPINEFLVNDAVNFIEQIVERIHQVL, encoded by the coding sequence ATGCAGTCAGCAATTGATCAATTTAGAGTTAGTATAGAACGAGTTAGAGATCTCATTGCTTTGCATAATTCTGTTAAAGCTCAATCTACTGCTGCGCTGGATTTATCAGATATATTAAGAGCAGCTTTAGTGTTATCTGTTAGTGCCTTAGATTATTATATTCATGAAGTAGTAACATTAGGAATGTTAGAAATTTATCGAGGACAACGTTCTGAACCTAACCCGTCTCGTAATTCATCTAAATCAGCCTTTTCTCGGTTTAACATTTCATTAGGAGGAGCGCGTCAAGAGAGACAAATAGCCTCAGATATTTCTTCTTGGTTAGAAAATGAAATTCAAGAAAAAGAAGGATATCAATTTTTAGAGAAATCTTATTTAGTTTCTGATTTACTTCCTATTATATCTAACAGTATTTTGAACAGACTCAATAATACTGCTTGGTTAGAAGATGAAATTCGAGAAAATCTCGGATATAAAAGCTTTCAGCAACCTGATAAAATTGCTGAGGCCATTAAATTAATTTCGGATAAGAAATTATGGGAGGAAGTTGCTACTAGCATGAACAAAGATGCACAATATATTAAACAACAGCTAACTTTCATAGTTGATCGTAGGAATAAAATTGCTCATGAAGCTGATATTGATCCTACTTATAACTTAGGCAACCGTTGGCCGATTAATGAATTCTTAGTCAATGATGCTGTTAACTTTATTGAACAAATTGTTGAAAGAATTCATCAAGTTTTATAA
- a CDS encoding RNA polymerase sigma factor, RpoD/SigA family gives MNRTQMTSTDSLTDQFNPTEIEAAELEQTEKDLQAVAVEFSSLSDELGNQYPAGYRKTVSDDTVGAFFKEMARYPLLSGEEEIELAYSVQFLAEAEGKRQNLQEELQRPPSKAEWAKAMDFENQRQFENRLYRGRTAKRKMIRSNLRLVVSIAKRYLNRGVPFLDLIQEGAIGLNRAAEKFDPNKGYKFSTYAYWWIRQAITRTIANDARTIRLPIHIVEKLNKLKKAQRVLKQQLQRNPSEKELADELEVTPPQLRQLLQLRRQSLSLNHRVGKGEDTELVDLLEDQELQLPEERMNEGMLRNEISAVLSDVLTEREKDVISLRYGLCTSQPHTLEEVGGMFNLSRERVRQIQSKAMRKLRRPQVARRLKGWLN, from the coding sequence ATGAACAGGACACAGATGACATCAACGGACTCCTTAACTGACCAATTTAACCCAACGGAAATCGAAGCGGCAGAACTCGAACAAACGGAAAAAGATCTTCAGGCCGTAGCAGTCGAATTTTCTAGTTTATCGGATGAATTAGGGAATCAATATCCGGCGGGATATCGCAAAACCGTCTCTGATGACACCGTTGGGGCGTTTTTCAAAGAAATGGCTCGTTATCCCCTCTTAAGCGGAGAAGAAGAGATCGAATTAGCTTATAGTGTCCAATTTTTAGCTGAAGCTGAGGGAAAACGCCAAAATCTCCAGGAAGAATTACAACGCCCCCCCAGCAAAGCAGAATGGGCCAAGGCCATGGATTTTGAGAACCAACGGCAATTTGAAAATCGACTGTATCGAGGACGTACCGCTAAACGGAAGATGATTCGCTCGAATTTGCGCCTAGTCGTTTCCATTGCCAAACGTTATCTTAATCGTGGTGTGCCTTTCTTAGATTTAATTCAAGAAGGAGCAATTGGCCTCAACCGCGCTGCTGAAAAATTCGATCCCAACAAAGGTTATAAATTCTCCACTTACGCTTATTGGTGGATTCGTCAGGCGATCACCCGTACCATTGCCAATGATGCGCGAACCATTCGTCTGCCCATTCACATTGTAGAAAAACTCAACAAACTGAAAAAAGCGCAACGAGTTTTAAAGCAACAATTACAGCGTAACCCCAGTGAAAAGGAACTGGCCGACGAATTAGAAGTGACTCCACCCCAACTGCGTCAATTATTGCAACTGCGGCGACAGTCTTTATCCTTAAATCATCGCGTTGGTAAAGGAGAGGACACCGAATTAGTTGATTTACTCGAAGATCAAGAGTTACAACTCCCCGAAGAACGCATGAATGAGGGAATGTTACGCAATGAAATTTCCGCCGTCTTGAGTGATGTTCTCACAGAACGGGAAAAAGATGTGATTTCTTTGCGTTATGGGTTATGTACCTCTCAACCCCACACCTTAGAAGAAGTTGGCGGAATGTTCAACCTCTCACGGGAACGGGTTCGTCAAATTCAAAGTAAGGCCATGCGGAAGTTACGTCGTCCCCAAGTTGCTCGTCGTCTGAAAGGATGGCTTAATTGA
- a CDS encoding transposase family protein, whose amino-acid sequence MKRELTKILGFPGVIVTAKETIDNTFILDVEVECQTVICPTCNQLSDRLHQNHWYLVRDINWGEKEIILRVNRRQFKCNCCAKPFSEELDFVGKKKKYTHRYARFIAEQLFNNDLGNVAKRNNLTQYDVKSMVTQITNETFFLDIKNLKRLEIDEINIIKGQEIFKTVFIDLDTGKLVGVSQETRKKILEKIFNAWGNDILEQIEEIRMNLSKTYQTIIENFFPKAIIVVNQFNGDNLSKSDQKS is encoded by the coding sequence ATGAAACGTGAACTTACTAAAATCCTGGGATTTCCAGGGGTAATTGTTACGGCGAAAGAAACCATTGACAACACCTTTATTTTGGATGTCGAAGTAGAATGTCAAACCGTTATCTGTCCGACCTGTAATCAACTTAGTGATCGACTGCATCAAAATCATTGGTATTTAGTGAGAGATATTAATTGGGGAGAAAAGGAAATTATACTGCGGGTTAATCGCCGACAATTTAAGTGTAATTGTTGTGCAAAACCCTTTAGTGAAGAATTAGACTTTGTCGGAAAGAAGAAAAAATATACTCACAGATATGCCCGATTTATTGCAGAACAGCTTTTTAATAATGATCTGGGAAATGTGGCAAAAAGAAACAATTTAACTCAATATGATGTAAAATCAATGGTTACTCAGATTACTAATGAAACATTTTTTCTTGATATAAAAAATTTGAAAAGATTAGAAATTGATGAAATTAATATAATTAAAGGGCAGGAAATATTTAAAACTGTTTTTATTGATTTAGATACAGGCAAATTAGTAGGAGTAAGCCAAGAAACAAGAAAAAAAATTCTAGAAAAAATCTTTAATGCTTGGGGAAATGATATTTTAGAACAAATAGAAGAAATTAGAATGAATTTGTCTAAAACCTATCAGACCATTATCGAAAACTTTTTCCCAAAAGCGATAATTGTTGTTAATCAGTTCAATGGCGATAATTTATCAAAGTCAGATCAAAAATCTTAG